In [Leptolyngbya] sp. PCC 7376, a genomic segment contains:
- a CDS encoding SulP family inorganic anion transporter: MQITNKIHFRNIKGDLFGGVTAAVIALPMALAFGVASGAGPTAGLWGAVLVGFFAALFGGTPTLISEPTGPMTVVLTGIIANFIAQEGTEQGLAMAFTVVMMAGVFQIIFGLLKLGRYVTMMPYTVISGFMSGIGIILVILQIAPFLGQGSPGGGVVGTLRAIPELLSGIQPAETLLAAGTVAIIWFMPENIKKLVPPQLVALVAGTVVSLLVFPGADQIRRIGEIPGGFPSLIMPTFSAEHLQIMVIDAAVLGMLGCIDALLTSMVADSLTRTEHNSNKELLGQGLGNIVSGLFGGLAGAGATMGTVVNIQSGGRSALSGLSRAFILLVVILGASGLAANIPLAVLAGIALKVGIDIIDWDFLKRAHQISWKGALIMYGVILLTVLVDLIVAVGIGLFIANVLTIDKMSRLQSDSVRSISDADDQMHLNPDEQRWLDEANGRVLLFQLSGPMIFGVAKAIAREHNAIKDCSAIVFDISDVPHMGVTASLALENAIEEAVDKDRDVFIVGAAGQTRRRLEKLKLFSKVSPDRCLMSLEEALKQATLTVTGSASDDDFVGTTAPAV, from the coding sequence ATGCAGATAACCAATAAGATACATTTTCGAAATATCAAGGGCGACCTCTTCGGCGGCGTTACTGCTGCCGTGATCGCCCTACCCATGGCTTTAGCCTTCGGAGTTGCTTCTGGAGCTGGTCCCACTGCAGGTTTATGGGGAGCCGTTCTTGTCGGTTTCTTTGCTGCTTTGTTTGGCGGAACCCCCACCCTGATTTCTGAGCCCACAGGTCCGATGACCGTTGTTCTTACTGGGATTATCGCGAACTTCATTGCTCAAGAAGGTACAGAACAAGGTCTAGCAATGGCATTTACCGTTGTCATGATGGCGGGTGTCTTCCAAATTATTTTTGGTCTGCTGAAGCTTGGGCGTTATGTCACGATGATGCCTTACACCGTAATTTCTGGCTTTATGTCAGGTATCGGTATCATCCTGGTGATTTTGCAGATTGCACCATTCTTAGGACAAGGCAGTCCAGGAGGGGGCGTTGTTGGAACCCTTAGGGCAATTCCTGAATTGTTGTCTGGTATCCAACCTGCCGAAACCCTTTTGGCTGCTGGTACCGTTGCAATCATTTGGTTTATGCCAGAAAACATTAAGAAACTTGTTCCTCCTCAGCTTGTCGCTTTAGTTGCTGGAACTGTGGTTTCTTTGTTGGTTTTCCCCGGCGCTGATCAGATCCGTCGTATTGGTGAGATTCCTGGTGGCTTCCCTAGCCTCATTATGCCAACCTTCTCTGCTGAGCATCTCCAAATTATGGTGATTGACGCAGCAGTACTGGGCATGTTGGGCTGTATCGATGCTCTACTGACTTCGATGGTGGCTGATAGTTTGACTCGTACTGAGCACAACTCCAATAAAGAGTTACTTGGTCAGGGTCTCGGTAATATCGTTTCTGGCTTGTTTGGTGGCCTTGCTGGTGCGGGTGCAACCATGGGTACGGTGGTGAATATTCAGAGTGGTGGTCGTTCTGCCCTCTCCGGTTTAAGCCGTGCATTCATCCTTCTTGTGGTGATTCTTGGTGCTTCTGGTCTCGCTGCTAATATTCCCCTTGCGGTTCTTGCAGGTATTGCCCTCAAGGTTGGTATCGACATCATCGACTGGGATTTCTTGAAGCGTGCCCATCAGATTTCTTGGAAAGGTGCGCTCATTATGTATGGTGTTATCCTCCTCACTGTTCTCGTTGACTTGATTGTGGCAGTTGGTATTGGTCTATTCATTGCGAATGTTCTCACCATCGACAAGATGAGTCGCCTGCAGTCTGATAGTGTGCGTTCTATCTCTGATGCGGATGATCAAATGCATCTCAATCCGGATGAGCAACGCTGGCTCGATGAAGCAAATGGTCGCGTACTTCTCTTCCAACTCAGTGGCCCCATGATCTTTGGTGTTGCAAAGGCGATCGCCCGTGAACACAACGCGATTAAAGACTGTAGTGCAATTGTTTTCGATATCTCTGATGTCCCTCATATGGGGGTTACAGCTTCTCTCGCACTCGAAAATGCGATTGAAGAAGCAGTGGACAAAGATCGCGATGTCTTTATCGTCGGTGCTGCGGGTCAAACTCGCCGCCGTCTCGAAAAGCTCAAGCTTTTCAGTAAGGTTTCCCCTGATCGTTGTCTCATGTCCCTTGAGGAAGCCCTTAAACAGGCCACTCTCACTGTGACTGGTAGCGCCTCCGATGATGATTTTGTTGGCACCACTGCTCCCGCGGTCTAA
- a CDS encoding EVE domain-containing protein: protein MAYWLFQANPKYHRIFDAIRELDEMPWLVTRYRDKVQPGDGVLIWVAGPNAGIYAIATVMTTPEILRPDDIADLDYWTEPIRIRTTKARTTIRFFRKLLGQPLRKHELRFDRTLRDLDVIHTPGSTNFKVTAEQWQRVYQLKG from the coding sequence ATGGCGTACTGGCTGTTCCAAGCAAACCCTAAATACCACCGGATTTTTGACGCGATCCGTGAACTGGATGAAATGCCTTGGCTGGTCACCCGTTATCGTGACAAAGTTCAGCCTGGTGATGGGGTCTTGATTTGGGTTGCAGGCCCTAATGCTGGGATTTATGCGATCGCCACCGTGATGACAACCCCAGAAATTTTGCGTCCTGACGACATTGCTGATCTTGATTATTGGACAGAACCAATCCGCATTCGCACAACCAAAGCCCGCACTACTATACGTTTTTTTCGCAAGCTTTTGGGTCAACCCCTCCGCAAACATGAATTACGCTTTGATCGCACCCTCCGCGACCTCGACGTTATCCATACACCTGGCAGTACAAACTTTAAAGTCACAGCCGAACAATGGCAGCGCGTCTACCAACTGAAAGGCTAA
- a CDS encoding phosphoglucomutase/phosphomannomutase alpha/beta/alpha domain I, producing MTDFNWTQLQNGSDIRGVALKGIVNEPVNLTAERVTLLGKAFGTWLSQQLDQPTDRLIVAVGRDSRLSGEALSAAVTTGLTSLGIQVYDVAIASTPAMFMSTITEGFDCDGAIMLTASHLPFNRNGLKFFTKKGGLDKPDIKAILALAAANEFEAIATPGNVTERDLMAVYAEQLVKTIREGVNAKTNFEQPLKGLKIVVDAGNGSGGFYVDRVLQPLGADTTGSQFLEPDGMFPNHIPNPENETAMAAISAAVTANKADFGIIFDTDVDRGAAVDPSGKELNRNRLIALMSVVVLREHPGSTIVTDSITSDGLATFIEQDLGGVHFRYRRGYKNVINQAIALNESGEESWLAIETSGHGAMKENHFLDDGAYLITKLLVEVAKLHEQGKTITDLIATLQEPVESEEFRFKITESDFKTYGLGVIEKLKDFAAQQENWQIVPKNREGIRVSCKSSGQDGWFLLRLSLHDPVMPLNVESNVKGGVEKINSQLLEFLQKYEDLTIGEFGKV from the coding sequence ATGACTGATTTCAACTGGACACAATTACAAAATGGCTCAGATATTCGTGGGGTCGCACTAAAAGGCATTGTCAACGAACCGGTCAATCTCACTGCGGAAAGGGTCACTCTATTAGGTAAAGCATTTGGCACTTGGTTATCTCAGCAGTTGGATCAGCCAACGGACAGACTGATAGTTGCAGTGGGTCGAGATAGTCGTTTATCTGGAGAAGCACTCAGTGCAGCAGTAACTACAGGGCTAACGTCATTGGGGATTCAGGTCTACGATGTGGCGATCGCCTCAACGCCTGCAATGTTTATGAGCACGATTACAGAGGGCTTTGATTGTGATGGCGCAATTATGTTGACAGCAAGCCATCTCCCTTTCAATCGCAACGGTCTCAAGTTTTTCACAAAAAAAGGTGGCCTCGATAAACCTGACATCAAAGCAATCTTGGCCTTAGCCGCAGCAAATGAGTTTGAGGCGATCGCCACACCGGGCAACGTCACCGAGCGAGATTTAATGGCAGTCTATGCAGAACAATTGGTGAAGACGATCCGTGAAGGTGTGAATGCAAAAACAAATTTTGAGCAGCCTCTCAAAGGACTGAAAATTGTAGTCGATGCGGGTAATGGTTCCGGTGGCTTCTATGTAGATCGCGTATTACAACCACTCGGTGCAGATACAACAGGTAGCCAATTTTTAGAGCCTGACGGGATGTTCCCCAACCACATCCCCAACCCAGAAAACGAGACGGCAATGGCTGCAATTTCAGCAGCAGTAACGGCGAACAAAGCTGATTTTGGCATTATTTTCGACACTGATGTAGATCGAGGAGCAGCAGTAGATCCATCAGGAAAAGAGCTCAACCGCAATCGCTTAATTGCCCTAATGTCCGTCGTTGTACTGCGGGAGCATCCCGGCTCAACCATTGTGACGGACTCGATCACATCCGATGGACTCGCAACTTTTATTGAGCAAGATTTAGGGGGCGTACATTTCCGATATCGACGCGGCTATAAAAATGTGATCAATCAGGCGATCGCCCTTAATGAATCAGGAGAAGAATCATGGTTAGCCATTGAAACCTCAGGACATGGCGCGATGAAAGAAAACCATTTCCTCGACGACGGTGCATATCTCATCACCAAACTTTTAGTCGAAGTCGCCAAGCTCCATGAACAAGGCAAAACTATCACTGATTTAATTGCGACTCTCCAAGAACCAGTGGAGAGCGAAGAATTCCGCTTTAAAATCACTGAATCTGACTTTAAAACCTATGGATTGGGAGTCATTGAGAAATTAAAAGACTTCGCAGCTCAACAAGAAAACTGGCAAATTGTCCCCAAAAACCGCGAAGGTATCCGTGTTTCTTGCAAATCCTCAGGCCAAGATGGTTGGTTTTTATTACGTCTCTCACTGCATGATCCAGTGATGCCATTAAACGTCGAATCTAATGTAAAAGGCGGCGTTGAGAAAATCAACAGTCAACTTTTAGAGTTTCTACAGAAATACGAAGATTTAACGATAGGAGAATTTGGCAAAGTGTAA
- a CDS encoding response regulator — translation MNSKILLIEDEDGLRQSLLMMLMAEGYEVVSAEDGSIGVDLAITELPDVIICDLIMPRLCGDRVLDILRNEPVTEQTPFICISSENQQTTPSPVKDLHQQNYLQKPFSRTDLLGAIHRHLLPMTALATG, via the coding sequence ATGAATTCAAAAATTTTGCTCATCGAAGACGAAGACGGCCTACGGCAAAGCCTATTAATGATGTTGATGGCCGAAGGCTATGAAGTCGTCAGTGCCGAAGACGGTAGCATCGGTGTTGATTTAGCGATAACGGAATTGCCAGATGTCATTATCTGCGACCTCATCATGCCTCGCTTATGTGGCGATCGCGTCCTAGATATCCTTCGCAACGAACCTGTTACAGAGCAAACCCCATTTATCTGTATTAGTTCCGAGAATCAACAAACCACCCCTAGTCCAGTTAAAGATTTACATCAGCAAAACTATCTTCAGAAACCCTTTAGCCGCACAGATCTACTCGGTGCAATTCATCGGCATCTGTTGCCTATGACAGCGTTAGCGACCGGATAA
- a CDS encoding Crp/Fnr family transcriptional regulator, whose product MSNSLSIPNRYGYTSLAMDAQETSLYSFRRGQKIPKIQSQIWQIERGIVQLQTNSPQGDVTVLGWLQDGDFWGGSLTRLETIEAIALKDCLLKRFTSEELQASSRLQQNLLAQTVHRLQQSEYLLAIAGLKRIEDRLISLLLFLKQELGQTQDETIRLRCRFTHQNLADVIGTTRVTVTRLFKNFQNQGWLTFDDNRHLIITKNYQPEKIL is encoded by the coding sequence GTGTCAAATTCCCTATCAATCCCGAATCGTTATGGCTATACATCCCTAGCAATGGATGCACAGGAAACGTCTCTATATTCGTTTCGGCGAGGACAAAAAATCCCGAAAATCCAGAGTCAGATCTGGCAGATAGAGCGTGGCATTGTGCAATTACAGACGAATAGTCCCCAAGGTGATGTGACGGTACTAGGTTGGTTGCAAGATGGTGATTTCTGGGGAGGGTCTTTAACTCGTCTAGAGACGATTGAGGCGATCGCCCTGAAAGACTGCCTCTTGAAACGCTTTACTAGTGAAGAACTTCAGGCTTCATCTCGTCTCCAGCAAAACTTGCTCGCCCAAACAGTTCATCGTCTCCAGCAGTCTGAATATTTATTGGCGATCGCCGGTCTGAAACGTATTGAAGATCGATTGATTTCACTACTTCTATTTCTCAAGCAAGAACTTGGTCAGACTCAAGATGAAACTATTCGTTTACGTTGTCGTTTCACTCACCAAAATCTTGCCGATGTTATTGGCACAACTCGCGTTACCGTCACCCGTTTATTTAAAAACTTCCAAAACCAAGGTTGGCTGACCTTTGATGACAATCGACACCTTATTATTACTAAGAATTACCAACCTGAAAAAATTCTATAG
- the tatC gene encoding twin-arginine translocase subunit TatC: protein MTSLQSKPPADNPDPMDELPDEVEMSFFDHLEELRLRIFYALISVVVGWIACFFFVKPIVQILEAPAAGVKFIQVAPGEFFFLSFKVAGYTGALLASPFILFQIILFVLPGLTRGERRLLAPVVLGSGVLFFAGLAFSYVALIPAALNFFIAYGADVVEAAWSIERYFELILGLMFFTGLAFQVPVVQMILAWLGIVSSEMMLKGWRVVVLSSVILGAVITPSTDPLTQSLLAGAVLGLYFGGIGVVKLSGR, encoded by the coding sequence ATGACCAGCCTTCAATCCAAGCCCCCTGCTGATAATCCTGATCCGATGGACGAATTGCCCGATGAGGTCGAAATGTCCTTTTTCGATCACCTTGAAGAGCTGCGTCTACGGATTTTTTATGCCTTAATCTCCGTTGTAGTTGGATGGATTGCTTGCTTTTTCTTTGTTAAACCGATTGTACAAATCTTGGAAGCACCTGCTGCTGGCGTCAAATTTATTCAGGTTGCCCCCGGAGAATTTTTCTTTCTCTCCTTTAAAGTTGCAGGCTATACAGGTGCGCTCCTCGCAAGCCCATTTATTCTGTTCCAGATCATTCTGTTTGTATTACCCGGGTTGACCCGTGGCGAACGACGACTATTAGCTCCAGTTGTTTTGGGGTCTGGCGTTCTCTTTTTTGCAGGATTGGCATTTTCCTATGTTGCTCTTATTCCCGCAGCCCTAAACTTTTTTATTGCCTATGGTGCTGATGTGGTTGAGGCCGCATGGTCAATCGAACGGTATTTCGAGCTGATTTTAGGCTTAATGTTTTTTACTGGACTCGCCTTCCAAGTTCCCGTCGTCCAAATGATTTTGGCATGGTTAGGGATTGTCTCCTCCGAAATGATGCTCAAGGGCTGGCGCGTGGTGGTTCTAAGTTCTGTAATCCTTGGCGCGGTTATTACGCCCTCTACAGACCCTCTGACCCAATCATTGTTAGCCGGAGCTGTACTCGGCCTATATTTCGGCGGCATTGGTGTGGTCAAGTTATCCGGTCGCTAA
- a CDS encoding TetR/AcrR family transcriptional regulator — protein sequence MFIDRSPKTGLAEHCAEDQPRDRILRAALKLFAQKGYEKTTTKELAAKANVAEGTLFRHFTNKKTILVEVATLGWMDLLTDFLTELSEMGSYKAIAQVMRRRMLNMHKNKDLLKVCFIEAQSHPELRERIQAEVIDKMTDIAEAFFESAMDKGIYRKMNPQIVAQVFLGMFAIAGFSDATIADPNASPEALREMAEGIADIFLHGVLA from the coding sequence ATGTTTATCGATCGATCACCAAAAACAGGATTGGCGGAGCATTGCGCCGAAGATCAACCCCGCGACCGTATTCTTCGGGCAGCTTTAAAATTATTTGCCCAAAAAGGTTACGAAAAGACTACCACCAAAGAATTAGCGGCTAAAGCTAATGTGGCAGAGGGAACACTCTTCCGTCATTTTACGAATAAAAAAACCATCCTTGTAGAGGTTGCGACCTTGGGATGGATGGATTTGTTGACTGATTTTTTAACTGAGCTAAGTGAAATGGGTAGCTATAAAGCGATCGCCCAAGTGATGCGGCGGCGAATGCTTAATATGCACAAAAACAAAGACCTATTAAAAGTTTGTTTTATTGAAGCCCAATCCCATCCCGAATTACGAGAACGCATTCAAGCGGAAGTAATTGATAAAATGACTGATATTGCTGAGGCATTTTTTGAGTCAGCAATGGATAAAGGTATTTATCGTAAGATGAATCCCCAAATTGTCGCTCAGGTCTTTTTAGGAATGTTTGCGATCGCCGGATTTTCTGATGCAACGATTGCTGACCCGAATGCGTCTCCGGAAGCTTTGCGGGAAATGGCTGAAGGCATTGCCGATATCTTTCTCCATGGTGTTTTAGCCTAG
- a CDS encoding ATP-binding protein — MADMKVPSDMPMVSSRTLYPQLASLLIYQGVFDCPIGQAFLELLQRLYTDQSVQNSDTTATTECLKCYGQFFRELAIADLSWQDWLVQRILQDDNPFSQQAQRKPLQEITTPLQHAVRHDLKILQQIYQCQPNTFSHWVQVATQVTAPVIPWDGDRLSDEFLHHQNLWSTAVDPLASYYHGHGVGQFAQYNAFRWQENKLQNIADPDWLPLDDLVGYDHEKAALIQNTECLLTGLPSLNVLLYGSRGSGKSSLIKSLLGEYHTRGLRLVEVNKQSFHHLPAIVEVLRQQPQKFIIFADDLSFEEDDDVFKALKVVLEGSIRAKANNVVVYATSNRRHLVREFFDERPRPSDAHEIHNWDTVQEKLSFSDRFGLTLTFKPANQDTYLDIVHHLAKRASLQLDSDTLEFRAKQWATRHNGRSGRTARQFVDFLVGEQALNLS, encoded by the coding sequence ATGGCGGATATGAAAGTCCCTTCTGACATGCCAATGGTGTCGAGTCGTACACTCTATCCACAGCTTGCATCGCTACTGATTTATCAGGGTGTATTTGATTGCCCAATTGGTCAGGCATTTTTAGAGCTCTTGCAGCGACTCTACACGGATCAGTCTGTACAAAACAGTGATACGACGGCAACAACGGAATGTCTTAAGTGCTATGGTCAGTTTTTTCGGGAACTGGCGATCGCCGATCTGAGTTGGCAGGATTGGCTCGTGCAACGTATTTTGCAAGACGATAATCCCTTTAGTCAGCAAGCTCAACGTAAACCGCTACAAGAAATTACGACACCACTCCAGCACGCTGTTCGCCATGATCTCAAAATCCTGCAACAGATCTATCAGTGCCAGCCAAATACTTTTAGCCATTGGGTACAGGTCGCAACACAAGTTACCGCGCCGGTGATTCCTTGGGATGGCGATCGCCTTTCCGATGAATTTCTTCACCACCAGAATCTTTGGTCGACCGCTGTTGACCCCTTAGCTAGCTACTACCATGGGCATGGTGTTGGTCAATTTGCCCAGTACAATGCTTTCCGCTGGCAAGAGAACAAATTACAAAATATTGCCGATCCAGATTGGTTACCTCTCGATGACCTCGTCGGTTATGACCATGAAAAAGCAGCGTTGATCCAGAATACGGAATGTCTTCTGACAGGCTTACCTTCCCTCAATGTCTTGCTCTATGGCAGTCGTGGTTCCGGCAAATCATCCCTAATTAAATCTTTATTGGGGGAATACCATACCCGTGGTCTACGGTTAGTCGAAGTCAATAAACAAAGCTTTCACCATTTACCCGCTATTGTTGAAGTCCTCCGGCAACAACCCCAGAAGTTCATTATTTTTGCCGATGACCTCTCCTTTGAAGAGGATGATGATGTGTTTAAAGCCCTAAAAGTAGTTTTAGAAGGGAGTATTCGAGCCAAAGCTAATAATGTTGTTGTGTATGCAACTTCGAATCGCCGTCACTTGGTGCGAGAATTTTTTGATGAGCGTCCTCGACCGAGTGATGCCCATGAGATCCATAATTGGGATACGGTGCAGGAAAAATTATCCTTTAGCGATCGCTTCGGCCTGACTTTAACCTTTAAACCTGCGAACCAAGATACCTATCTCGATATTGTGCATCACCTTGCCAAACGTGCCAGTCTTCAGCTCGACTCTGATACTTTAGAGTTTCGGGCAAAGCAATGGGCTACTCGCCATAACGGACGTTCTGGACGCACTGCTCGACAATTTGTCGATTTTTTAGTCGGTGAACAAGCCCTTAATCTTTCTTAA
- a CDS encoding cell wall metabolism sensor histidine kinase WalK, whose protein sequence is MQLRSLRGRLTAGIIGFTALGLGGSVFWLSWRMEQILIMTHKQNIQYIAGRFPEDIARFRESEDLRSGLQPATDFLSMGNVLLWVKDHDNKLVASVSPENYPDLDVDQILAEIPKYVLFPKVQLIQGRYFVFCSTPLIVQGENLGMVAIAQDITEDQTMLLMLVRNLVMISFVVLMVAIVGISLYIRRSLQPLREMSKMAGEISPANLDQAQLTLQTAPQEVEELAQACNLMLSRLSETWEQQRQLVGNVSHELRTPLTIVQGYIQSLLRRGDNLTEAQREALTVAASEAERTTQLLQDLLDLARAESGFLHLNIGEFILNDLIEEIVSMSTKISKRNIELVGMQKLVEICGDRNRLKQVFINLIDNALKYSPEHTTVTVELRQLSKHVEVDISDQGDGIPLMDQARIFDRFYRADEARTRSGGSGLGLAIVKTLITQMGGNITVRSQPQKGSTFTVMLPLKTKKL, encoded by the coding sequence GTGCAGTTACGCTCTCTTCGTGGCAGATTAACCGCTGGTATCATCGGCTTTACGGCGCTGGGTTTGGGGGGTTCTGTATTTTGGCTCAGTTGGCGCATGGAACAGATTCTGATCATGACCCACAAGCAAAATATTCAGTACATAGCGGGTCGTTTTCCAGAAGATATTGCGCGGTTTCGGGAGTCGGAAGATCTCCGCAGTGGTCTACAGCCAGCTACAGATTTTTTATCGATGGGCAATGTTTTGCTCTGGGTAAAAGATCACGATAACAAACTCGTGGCTAGTGTTTCTCCAGAAAATTATCCTGATCTTGATGTTGATCAGATTTTGGCAGAAATTCCCAAATATGTTTTATTTCCAAAGGTTCAGTTAATTCAAGGTCGTTATTTTGTCTTTTGCAGTACACCGCTAATCGTTCAGGGCGAAAATCTCGGCATGGTGGCGATCGCCCAAGATATTACAGAAGATCAGACGATGTTATTAATGCTCGTCCGTAATCTTGTGATGATTAGCTTTGTCGTGCTGATGGTGGCCATCGTTGGCATTAGTCTCTACATTCGGCGATCGCTACAGCCGTTACGAGAGATGAGCAAAATGGCTGGAGAAATTTCGCCCGCAAACCTCGATCAAGCACAACTGACTCTCCAGACAGCGCCACAAGAAGTCGAAGAACTCGCCCAAGCCTGCAACTTAATGTTGTCGCGTCTTTCAGAGACCTGGGAACAACAACGACAGTTAGTGGGTAATGTCTCCCATGAATTACGGACTCCTCTCACAATTGTGCAGGGCTATATCCAAAGTTTGTTGCGTCGAGGTGATAATCTCACAGAAGCGCAGCGGGAAGCACTCACAGTAGCGGCATCTGAGGCAGAGAGAACAACACAATTACTGCAAGACTTGTTGGACTTAGCGCGGGCAGAGAGCGGTTTTTTGCATCTCAATATTGGTGAGTTTATTCTCAATGATCTAATCGAAGAAATTGTGTCCATGTCCACAAAAATTTCGAAGCGCAACATTGAACTCGTCGGCATGCAAAAGCTGGTGGAAATCTGTGGCGATCGCAACCGTCTCAAACAAGTCTTTATTAATCTCATCGACAATGCTCTTAAATATTCTCCAGAGCACACAACCGTAACCGTTGAACTGCGCCAACTATCTAAGCATGTTGAGGTTGATATTAGTGATCAGGGAGATGGCATTCCACTTATGGATCAAGCCAGAATTTTTGATCGTTTCTATCGTGCTGACGAAGCCCGTACTCGTTCGGGGGGATCAGGTCTGGGGTTAGCAATTGTTAAAACTCTCATCACCCAAATGGGCGGTAACATTACGGTACGTTCCCAGCCACAAAAAGGCAGCACCTTTACGGTGATGCTTCCCCTCAAGACAAAGAAACTATGA
- a CDS encoding cupin domain-containing protein — MRDWHIDAFGQIEAGADSDDFELPPEDYRLYRFLTELEDLLRENPDDASLVRQIAPMVRRLLTSSYWLQGSYSEPDPKKGWSVDMLYDEPEFPLTVQMVAWQPGTVSPIHNHAAWGIVAFVNGSEKNILWRESESGDIESVGEQTFEAGDIVTFVPETIHHIEAIGDDTVVSFNVYGKTDYQNRYQFDQKTGSKKLF, encoded by the coding sequence ATGCGAGATTGGCATATTGACGCTTTTGGTCAAATCGAAGCAGGAGCAGATTCAGATGATTTTGAACTTCCCCCTGAAGATTATCGACTCTATCGGTTTCTCACAGAGCTAGAGGATCTTCTACGAGAGAATCCCGATGATGCCAGTCTGGTTCGACAGATTGCGCCGATGGTGCGCCGCTTATTAACCAGTTCCTATTGGTTACAGGGTTCTTATAGCGAACCAGATCCGAAAAAAGGTTGGTCTGTGGATATGCTTTATGATGAGCCAGAGTTCCCACTGACTGTACAGATGGTGGCTTGGCAACCTGGTACTGTTTCACCGATTCATAACCATGCCGCTTGGGGGATTGTTGCGTTTGTTAATGGCTCAGAGAAAAATATTTTATGGCGTGAAAGTGAGTCTGGTGACATTGAATCCGTGGGTGAGCAAACATTTGAAGCGGGAGATATTGTGACCTTTGTGCCTGAAACAATTCATCACATTGAAGCAATTGGTGATGACACGGTTGTTAGTTTTAATGTTTACGGCAAAACTGATTATCAAAATCGCTATCAGTTTGACCAAAAAACGGGGAGTAAAAAATTATTTTAA
- a CDS encoding inorganic diphosphatase encodes MDLSRIPAQPEPGLVNVLVEITGGSKNKYEFDKDMNAFILDRVLFSSVKYPYDYGFIPNTLADDGDPLDGMVIMDEPTFPGCVIAARPIGMMEMIDGGDRDEKILCVPAEDPRYNDIKSIKQISQHRLDEIAEFFASYKNLEKKEVEILGWKDIDAVAPLVDECIKAYEG; translated from the coding sequence GTGGACTTATCCCGCATTCCTGCTCAACCCGAACCCGGTTTAGTTAATGTTTTAGTTGAGATCACTGGCGGCAGCAAAAACAAGTATGAATTTGATAAAGACATGAATGCCTTTATCTTGGATCGGGTACTGTTTTCCTCTGTAAAGTATCCCTATGACTACGGTTTCATCCCCAACACCCTCGCTGATGATGGCGACCCTCTCGATGGCATGGTGATCATGGATGAGCCTACTTTCCCAGGTTGTGTGATTGCAGCTCGCCCTATTGGCATGATGGAAATGATTGACGGTGGCGATCGCGACGAAAAGATTCTTTGTGTACCCGCAGAAGATCCTCGCTACAACGACATCAAATCCATTAAGCAAATTTCCCAGCATCGTCTAGATGAGATTGCTGAGTTCTTCGCATCATACAAAAATCTTGAAAAGAAAGAAGTTGAAATCCTTGGTTGGAAGGATATCGACGCGGTTGCACCTCTCGTTGATGAGTGCATCAAAGCTTACGAAGGCTAA
- a CDS encoding CPXCG motif-containing cysteine-rich protein, with translation MENTAEYFCAYCGEGSITFIDLSEGFLQNYIEDCQVCCRPNRLYIEINEETLDITINTDTTY, from the coding sequence ATGGAAAATACAGCAGAATATTTTTGTGCTTATTGTGGTGAAGGAAGTATAACTTTTATCGATTTAAGTGAAGGCTTCTTGCAAAATTATATTGAGGATTGTCAGGTTTGTTGTCGCCCGAATCGACTTTACATTGAGATTAACGAAGAGACTCTCGATATTACGATTAATACAGATACGACTTATTAG